The genome window CAGGTTTGTGCTGTGCGTTTGGAGATTTTCATCAGCATGATGAACTCTTGATTGTCTAAGAAGGTTTCTTTCTTTGGGTCTGGCTTGGTGTTTAGTTGGCTTTGAATTGCATCTAATTTTGCCATTAAGTCATTGTACTGGTCTTTTGTTAAAATAATTGCTTCCATTTTCGTGGTTT of Flavobacterium channae contains these proteins:
- a CDS encoding helix-turn-helix domain-containing protein; this encodes MEAIILTKDQYNDLMAKLDAIQSQLNTKPDPKKETFLDNQEFIMLMKISKRTAQTWRDEGKISFSQVGSKIYYKLSDVEKLLQEHYNKSFKGK